In the Caballeronia sp. M1242 genome, ACGTGCTGCCGGGCGTCGCGGGTGCGATTTGCCTGCTCGTCGGCCTGTTCGCGCTGCAATTGCTGCCGGTGAGCTACGTGGGCCTCGGCTTGTTGATGCTGGGCATCGGCTGTCTTGTCGCGGAGGCGTTCTTGCCGACGTTCGGCACGCTCGGCGTCGGCGGTATCGTCGCGTTCGCCATCGGCGCGCTGATGCTCGTGGATACCGACGTGCCCGGCTTCGGCGTTCCGCCCGGACTCGTCGCCGCGCTCGCGCTGTTCTCAGCGGTCTTCGTGTTCGCGGTGTCGGGGCTCGCGTTGAAGGCGCGCAGGCGGCCCGTCGTCAGCGGCGGCGAGGCCATGCTCGGCAGCATCGGCGTGATGCTGGAGGGCGGCGAGGGCGTCGGCTGGGCGCGCGTGCAGGGCGAACGCTGGCGCGTGCGGCCGGCATCGCCCGCTGCGTTGCCGGAACAGGGCGCGCGCGTGCGCGTGACCGCGCGCGACGGACTCACGCTGACCGTCGAGCCGTTCGACGAATCACATCACCATGCAGCTTGAACGAGGCTAAAAACATGGGGCTGACTTTCGGTTTTGGCGGCATCGTCCTCGCGCTCGTCATTTTTCTGCTGGCATCGGCGGTGCGCATTTTTCGCGAGTACGAGCGCGGCGTCGTGTTCATGCTCGGGCGCTTCTGGAAGGTGAAAGGGCCGGGGCTCGTGCTCATCATTCCGGTCGTGCAGCAGGTCGTGCGCATGGACCTGCGCACGGTCGTGTTCGACGTGCCGCCGCAGGACGTCATCACGCGCGACAACGTCTCGGTGAAGGTGAACGCGGTCGTCTACTTTCGCGTGGTCGATCCGGAGAAAGCCGTGATTCAGGTCGCGCGTTACTTCGACGCGACGAGCCAGCTCTCGCAGACGACGCTGCGCGCGATTCTCGGCAAGCACGAGCTCGACGAACTGCTGTCCGAGCGCGAGCGCCTGAACAGCGACATCCAGCGCGTGCTCGACGCGCAGACGGACGTGTGGGGCATCAAGGTGTCGAACGTCGAGATCAAGGACGTCGATATCAACGAGACGATGATTCGCGCGATCGCCCGTCAGGCCGAAGCCGAGCGCGAGCGTCGCGCGAAGATCATTCATGCGGAAGGCGAATTGCAGGCATCGGAGAAGCTGTTGCAGGCCGCGCAGATGCTCGCCCAGGCGCCGCAGGCGATGCAACTGCGCTATCTACAAACGCTGACCACGATCGCCGGCGACAAGAATTCGACGATCGTGTTTCCGGTCCCGGTCGATCTGGTCAGCGCGGTGATCGACCGGTTCGCGAAGTCCTCGAACCCTTAGACGAGCGCGGGAAAGTCGAGCGTCGTGTCGTTCACGCGGTTGACGAGGTTCGTGAAGTTGATGACGCTCATCGCGAACAGCGCGTCGATGACTTGCGCCTCGCTATAGCCTGCTTCCCGCACATCGGCGAGCACGCGGGCGTCCACCGTGCCGCGCGAATCCGCCACGTGCCGCACGAAGCGCACGAGGGCATCGCGCTTCGCATTGCCGGTCGCGTCGCCCGCGCGGATCTGCTGCGTTTCGTCTTGCGTGAGTCCGACCATCTTGCCGACGACCGTATGCGCAGCGGCACAGTAATCGCAACCCGCCAGTTCGCTGACGGCGAGTTTGATGGCTTCGGCATCGGCCTTGTCGAGACTGCTCTTCGCGAGCACGGCATCGTTTGATAAGGCCGCGCCGAGCGCCGCCGGGCTGTGCGTGCCGATGGTCGCATACGCGTTCGGCACGCGGCCCGCGGCCTTCTTGATGGCGCTGAAGAGTTCCGCGGTCTTGCCGGTGGCTTCGTTGACGTTGACTTGAGAAAGACGTGACATGGTGTGCTCCGGTTCG is a window encoding:
- a CDS encoding carboxymuconolactone decarboxylase family protein — protein: MSRLSQVNVNEATGKTAELFSAIKKAAGRVPNAYATIGTHSPAALGAALSNDAVLAKSSLDKADAEAIKLAVSELAGCDYCAAAHTVVGKMVGLTQDETQQIRAGDATGNAKRDALVRFVRHVADSRGTVDARVLADVREAGYSEAQVIDALFAMSVINFTNLVNRVNDTTLDFPALV
- a CDS encoding slipin family protein; this encodes MGLTFGFGGIVLALVIFLLASAVRIFREYERGVVFMLGRFWKVKGPGLVLIIPVVQQVVRMDLRTVVFDVPPQDVITRDNVSVKVNAVVYFRVVDPEKAVIQVARYFDATSQLSQTTLRAILGKHELDELLSERERLNSDIQRVLDAQTDVWGIKVSNVEIKDVDINETMIRAIARQAEAERERRAKIIHAEGELQASEKLLQAAQMLAQAPQAMQLRYLQTLTTIAGDKNSTIVFPVPVDLVSAVIDRFAKSSNP